In a genomic window of Telopea speciosissima isolate NSW1024214 ecotype Mountain lineage chromosome 5, Tspe_v1, whole genome shotgun sequence:
- the LOC122661605 gene encoding protein PHLOEM PROTEIN 2-LIKE A10-like, which produces MDLQLVQKGLDFSRRRKKWILLLAALGFTGYGAYRVYYLPSVVKKRKRFLKLLEALISVAEAVSDSAETISVISKDLKEFLQSDSDQIPTSLKQISKIMRSEEFSDSLVRVTQALTLGMLRGYRSDTSNGDESRTTPGLTDRLMDRLFSTAGSGFASVVVGSFARSLVLAFYSDGRPSSGGSNPESSSPPRWVNVLCSDNCRVLIADCIQLFVSTAIAVYLDKTMDINTYDEIFSGLTNPNHERKVRDILVSLCNGAVETLVKTSHQVLINSDSKNSSSNSPSLAVGQGEGISTTRDEVFKDLFSMELKERSPLDGIKDGGWVGKVSSTLAVPSNRRFVLDLTGRVTFETVRSFLDFLIWKLFDGFKKSYNIVREEVVERGMEVVRYFSAKSSVIITVCLSLCLHMVGGARVLMPA; this is translated from the coding sequence atggaCCTGCAGTTGGTGCAAAAGGGTTTGGATTTCTCACggagaaggaagaaatggaTTTTGCTACTCGCAGCGCTCGGCTTCACTGGTTATGGTGCCTATAGGGTCTATTATTTGCCTTCTGTggtcaagaagaggaagaggtttTTAAAGCTTCTTGAAGCCTTGATTTCCGTGGCCGAAGCTGTATCCGATTCCGCGGAGACGATCTCAGTCATTTCCAAGGACTTGAAGGAGTTCCTTCAATCAGATTCGGATCAAATTCCCACCAGTCTGAAGCAGATATCCAAAATCATGAGGTCGGAAGAGTTTTCTGATTCGCTGGTTCGGGTGACACAAGCTTTAACATTGGGGATGTTGAGAGGTTATCGCTCGGATACTAGCAATGGAGATGAATCACGGACCACTCCTGGCTTAACTGACCGGCTTATGGACAGGCTTTTCTCTACGGCTGGCTCTGGTTTTGCTTCTGTGGTTGTTGGTAGCTTTGCCAGGAGCTTGGTCTTGGCTTTCTACTCTGATGGCCGCCCATCTTCCGGAGGTTCGAACCCTGAGTCGTCATCTCCACCAAGATGGGTAAATGTGTTATGCAGTGACAATTGTAGAGTGCTCATCGCTGACTGCATCCAGCTATTCGTAAGCACTGCGATTGCCGTTTATCTTGACAAGACCATGGATATCAACACTTATGATGAAATCTTCTCGGGGTTGACGAACCCGAATCATGAAAGGAAAGTGAGAGACATATTGGTGTCTCTCTGCAATGGTGCTGTGGAAACTCTTGTGAAAACATCTCACCAAGTGTTGATAAATTCAGATTCGAAGAATTCAAGCTCAAATTCCCCTTCCTTGGCTGTTGGTCAAGGGGAAGGTATAAGTACTACCAGAGATGAGGTTTTTAAGGATCTATTTTCAATGGAACTGAAAGAGAGAAGTCCATTAGATGGAATTAAGGACGGAGGTTGGGTAGGAAAGGTGTCTTCTACATTGGCTGTTCCAAGCAATAGGAGGTTCGTTCTTGATTTGACTGGAAGAGTGACATTCGAAACAGTAAGATCTTTCCTGGACTTTTTGATATGGAAACTATTTGATGGTTTCAAAAAGAGCTACAATATTGTTCGTGAGGAGGTTGTTGAGAGGGGCATGGAAGTCGTAAGATATTTTAGTGCTAAGTCATCTGTTATTATTACTGTATGCCTTTCTTTATGCTTGCATATGGTAGGTGGTGCCAGGGTCTTGATGCCAGCTTAA